GGGAGATCGCGCGGGAGGTGGACGCGGGCGAACTCGATCCCGACGACGTCGACACCGACGCCGTCGAGGACCGGCTGGCGCGCCACACCACCCGCGCCGTGGACCTGATCATCCGGACCGGCGGCGACGAGCGGACCTCGAACTTCCTGCCGTGGCACGCCAACGGCAACGAGGCCGCCGTCTACTTCTGTGCGCCCTACTGGCCGGAGTTCTCGAAGATCGACTTCATGCGCGGGCTCCGGACCTACGAGTCCCGCGCCGAGTCCTGGCGCCAGTCCCGGACCGAGCGGGCTGTCGCGCTTTTGCGCGCGGTCGCGGAGACCGAACTCGCCGACGCGAAAACCGTCGCCGGACGGCTCCGCGCGCAACTGCCGTCCGCGGGGGCCCAGGAGGTCTCGGCCGAACTGGAGCGCCAGCACGGCACCGACGCGCCGTCCGTCGAGCGGGCCGACTGATTTCGGACCGTCCGGCGGTCTTCGGGAGGCCGACAACCGCCACGGTCGCCTCGATCGAACAGCGTTAGCGGCCGAACCGCCGCTGTCGGTCCTGGTAGTCCAGGAGCGCCCGGAGGTAGTCGCGGCGGCGGAAGTCCCGCCAGTTGACGTCCGTGAAGTACAGCTCCGAGTAGACCGACTGCCAGATCAGGAAGTCCGAGAGCCGCTCGGCGCCGGTCTTGATCAGCAGATCGGGCTCGTCGTCGAAGACGAGCCGCTCTTCGATGCGGTCGGCGTCGACGTCGTCGGGGGCCAGGTCGCCGGCGTCGACCGCCTCGGCGATCTGCCTGACGGCCGCGGCGAACTCCCGCTTGCCGCCGAGGCCGATGCTGATCCGGATCGGGGCGTCGGCGCGCTCGGTGTCGCCGGGGGCGCGGACGTCGACCGGCCGCGGCGCT
This is a stretch of genomic DNA from Halobellus sp. MBLA0158. It encodes these proteins:
- a CDS encoding undecaprenyl diphosphate synthase family protein; its protein translation is MGLYDRYLALRYRLHDADPPAHVAVVITERDLLEQGAYDTLADFFEWAFEYGARRVTVSVSVLDEAVVPTLERELRNVEAPRPVDVRAPGDTERADAPIRISIGLGGKREFAAAVRQIAEAVDAGDLAPDDVDADRIEERLVFDDEPDLLIKTGAERLSDFLIWQSVYSELYFTDVNWRDFRRRDYLRALLDYQDRQRRFGR